The Musa acuminata AAA Group cultivar baxijiao chromosome BXJ1-3, Cavendish_Baxijiao_AAA, whole genome shotgun sequence genome window below encodes:
- the LOC135625151 gene encoding pathogenesis-related protein 1-like: MAIINSLPTFLLIVPLLLSHVDGRSLSALSGDAAEFLVPHNELRKSIGVPPLQWSTQLADVAMQYANQRKRDCALVHSTLSYGENIFWGQGKSWTIRDVVAAWAAEQRFYDYRTNTCSSNADCYHYTQMVWRTTQRVGCARIFCDSGDTYGVCEYDPHGNIIGRRPY, encoded by the coding sequence ATGGCCATCATCAACTCTCTTCCCACCTTCCTCCTCATCGTCCCACTCCTCCTCTCTCACGTAGATGGCCGTTCTCTCAGCGCACTGAGCGGCGACGCAGCGGAGTTCCTTGTTCCCCACAACGAGCTGCGGAAGAGCATCGGGGTCCCTCCCCTGCAGTGGAGCACCCAGTTGGCCGACGTCGCAATGCAATACGCCAACCAGCGGAAGCGGGACTGCGCGCTGGTGCACTCCACCTTGTCCTACGGCGAGAACATCTTCTGGGGGCAAGGCAAGAGCTGGACGATCCGGGACGTCGTCGCCGCCTGGGCGGCCGAGCAGCGCTTCTACGATTACAGAACCAACACCTGCTCCAGCAACGCCGACTGCTACCACTACACGCAGATGGTGTGGAGGACGACGCAGCGCGTCGGCTGCGCAAGGATCTTCTGCGACAGCGGCGACACCTACGGCGTCTGCGAGTACGATCCCCACGGCAACATCATCGGCAGAAGGCCTTACTGA
- the LOC103978395 gene encoding ras-related protein Rab11D: MAGYRAEDDYDYLFKLVLIGDSGVGKSNLLSRFTRNEFNLESKSTIGVEFATRSITVDTKVLKAQIWDTAGQERYRAITSAYYRGAVGALLVYDVTRRPTFENVSRWLKELRDHTDPNIVVMLIGNKSDLRHLVAVPTEDGKAYAERESLYFMETSALEATNVDNAFQEVLTQIYRIVSKKAVEAGDDATSSVPSKGERINVKDDASTLKKPGCCSS; the protein is encoded by the exons ATGGCAGGATACCGAGCGGAGGACGACTACGACTACTTGTTCAAGCTAGTGCTGATCGGGGACTCCGGGGTGGGCAAGTCCAACCTCCTCTCCCGCTTCACCCGCAACGAGTTCAACCTCGAGTCCAAGTCCACCATCGGCGTCGAGTTCGCCACCCGCAGCATCACCGTCGACACCAAGGTTCTCAAGGCCCAGATTTGGGACACCGCCGGCCAAGAGAG GTATCGTGCCATAACAAGTGCTTATTATCGGGGAGCAGTAGGTGCACTGCTCGTCTATGATGTTACCAGACGTCCTACATTTGAGAATGTTTCACGTTGGCTAAAAGAGTTGAGGGACCACACAGATCCTAACATAGTTGTCATGCTCATTGGGAATAAGTCGGACCTCCGACACCTTGTCGCTGTTCCGACCGAAGACGGCAAGGCTTATGCTGAGAGGGAATCCCTATATTTTATGGAAACATCTGCATTAGAAGCAACAAATGTGGACAACGCATTTCAAGAGGTCTTGACTCAGATATACCGTATTGTGAGTAAGAAGGCAGTCGAAGCAGGTGATGATGCAACATCTTCTGTACCTAGTAAAGGTGAGAGAATAAACGTGAAGGATGATGCTTCTACACTGAAGAAACCCGGCTGCTGTTCAAGTTAG